In the Pedosphaera parvula Ellin514 genome, one interval contains:
- a CDS encoding peptidoglycan recognition protein family protein — translation MKNDRVQTGILADHFSLLTSRRGFLKFFGVAGLAFASRGDLYAKGKPGNSVRFTKHVRERTRKLSVEQGRWQWIVGHHSAIKNGNAAIYDRAHRERGMENGLAYHFVIGNGIDSGDGEIEMGPRWLKQLQGGHVHREEINEVGIGICLVGNFEETKPTRNQLMAFRELMDYLRSEVVGKKIRFAVHREIDPGRTACPGRYFPTEQMHRLYGPFVPTNLA, via the coding sequence ATGAAAAATGACAGGGTGCAAACTGGCATTTTAGCCGACCATTTTTCTCTCCTGACTTCCAGGCGTGGCTTTCTCAAATTTTTCGGCGTGGCCGGCCTCGCGTTCGCGTCGAGAGGAGACCTTTACGCAAAAGGGAAGCCTGGCAATTCGGTTCGTTTTACCAAACATGTTCGTGAGCGGACTAGGAAGCTTTCGGTGGAACAAGGGCGTTGGCAGTGGATTGTCGGGCATCATAGTGCGATCAAGAATGGGAATGCGGCCATTTACGATCGGGCACATCGGGAGCGTGGCATGGAGAACGGCCTGGCGTATCATTTCGTGATCGGCAACGGAATTGATTCTGGAGATGGGGAGATTGAGATGGGGCCGAGGTGGTTGAAACAGTTGCAGGGCGGACATGTGCATCGGGAGGAAATCAATGAGGTGGGTATCGGAATTTGTCTGGTTGGGAATTTTGAGGAGACGAAGCCGACACGGAACCAGTTGATGGCTTTTCGAGAGTTGATGGATTATTTGCGGTCCGAAGTTGTGGGAAAGAAGATACGTTTTGCGGTGCACAGGGAGATTGATCCGGGGCGAACGGCATGTCCTGGCCGGTATTTTCCGACGGAGCAAATGCATCGGCTGTACGGGCCATTTGTGCCGACGAATCTGGCCTAG
- a CDS encoding GNAT family N-acetyltransferase — MSQYKNHLDQPISFPLPNWQAPPYPLREPMQGRFCRLEPLNPDLHGPSLFAACSLDLENRMWTYLPYGPFETFEAYHNWMVATYTGNDPLCFTIIDQKLHRPVGMAAYLRITPAAGSIEVGHVQFSPLLQRTPAATEAMYLMMERAFSLGYRRYEWKCDTLNAPSRAAAQRLGFQFEGIFRQAVVVKGRNRDTAWFSIIDSEWPILQQAFTRWLNPDNFDQQGNQKSRLSDFQQATG, encoded by the coding sequence ATGTCACAGTACAAAAACCATCTCGATCAGCCAATCAGCTTTCCCCTGCCGAACTGGCAGGCGCCGCCATATCCTTTGCGCGAACCCATGCAAGGCCGCTTTTGCCGTTTGGAGCCACTTAATCCCGATCTTCACGGCCCTTCCCTCTTCGCGGCTTGCTCGCTTGACCTGGAAAACAGGATGTGGACCTATCTCCCTTACGGTCCCTTCGAAACATTTGAGGCCTACCACAACTGGATGGTCGCCACTTACACGGGCAACGACCCGCTCTGTTTTACTATCATTGATCAAAAACTCCACCGCCCGGTCGGCATGGCCGCTTATCTCCGCATTACACCCGCCGCTGGTTCCATCGAAGTCGGTCACGTACAATTCTCTCCTCTTCTGCAACGCACTCCCGCCGCTACCGAGGCCATGTATCTCATGATGGAGCGTGCCTTCTCTCTCGGTTACCGTCGGTACGAATGGAAATGCGACACTCTCAATGCTCCGTCCCGCGCAGCCGCACAGCGTCTCGGTTTTCAATTCGAAGGCATCTTTCGCCAGGCCGTGGTCGTTAAGGGGCGCAACCGCGATACCGCCTGGTTCTCCATCATTGATTCCGAATGGCCCATCCTTCAGCAAGCCTTCACGCGTTGGCTTAATCCCGACAACTTCGACCAGCAGGGAAATCAAAAAAGCCGGTTGTCAGACTTTCAACAGGCTACAGGTTAA
- a CDS encoding zinc-dependent alcohol dehydrogenase family protein — protein MKAFEIQKFGLESLAMAERPMPKPAAGQALVKMRAVSLNFRDLMMVKGHYNPKLKMPLVPLSDGVGEVVEVGPGAKRVKVGDRVCGIFMQRWLAGGVSDEVADSALGGAINGVAAEYVLFDEDGLVQVPKHLTDEEAATLPCAAVTAWNAVMVSGRVKAGDTVLLQGTGGVSLFALQFAKLHNARVIITSSSDDKLERAKKLGADELINYKTTPDWEEKARGLTHKTGVDHIVEVGGAGTLAKSLRAVCAGGHIALIGVLTGGGEVNPIPILMKSVRVQGIYVGSREMFEAMNRAIEQSQLRPVVDKVFRFEELPQALKYMETGAHFGKIVVKIS, from the coding sequence ATGAAGGCTTTTGAGATTCAAAAATTTGGATTGGAATCGTTGGCAATGGCGGAACGGCCCATGCCAAAACCTGCGGCAGGACAGGCATTGGTGAAGATGCGGGCAGTCTCGCTGAACTTTCGCGATTTGATGATGGTGAAGGGGCATTATAATCCCAAGCTGAAGATGCCACTTGTTCCCTTGTCAGATGGGGTTGGCGAGGTGGTGGAGGTTGGGCCGGGAGCGAAGCGCGTGAAGGTGGGAGATCGGGTGTGTGGAATTTTTATGCAGCGCTGGCTCGCCGGAGGTGTGAGTGACGAAGTGGCGGACTCGGCTTTAGGCGGTGCAATTAATGGGGTAGCTGCGGAGTATGTCCTGTTTGACGAGGATGGGTTGGTGCAGGTGCCAAAGCATTTGACCGATGAGGAAGCGGCGACATTGCCGTGTGCAGCAGTGACGGCGTGGAATGCGGTGATGGTTTCGGGCCGGGTGAAGGCAGGAGATACCGTGCTGTTGCAGGGGACAGGCGGGGTCTCATTGTTTGCGTTACAATTTGCGAAGTTGCACAACGCACGGGTGATTATTACTTCGAGCAGTGATGACAAATTAGAACGGGCGAAGAAGTTGGGTGCGGACGAGTTGATCAACTATAAAACGACACCGGATTGGGAGGAGAAAGCGCGGGGACTTACACACAAGACGGGCGTGGACCATATAGTGGAAGTGGGCGGCGCGGGGACATTGGCGAAATCGTTGCGAGCAGTTTGCGCGGGCGGACATATTGCGTTGATTGGCGTGTTGACCGGCGGAGGTGAGGTAAACCCCATTCCGATTTTGATGAAGAGTGTGCGGGTGCAGGGCATTTATGTTGGGTCACGCGAGATGTTTGAAGCGATGAACCGGGCGATTGAACAGAGCCAGTTGCGTCCCGTGGTGGACAAGGTGTTTCGTTTTGAGGAATTACCACAAGCGCTGAAATACATGGAAACCGGAGCGCATTTCGGGAAGATAGTGGTGAAGATTTCCTAA
- a CDS encoding TetR/AcrR family transcriptional regulator — protein sequence MNVRIQLKHASVGGGSESHSETRKRVLDTAERLFAEKGLEAVSVRDITQAAEVNLGAINYHFGTKEALIAEVFERRLTPLNRARLAQLDVLEKATGRKPLKVEEVLDSFIRPAFEQAQNPEQGGLNFCKLMGRCLAEPNVNLEKFMLKQFQPLMERFDAAMKRAVPSLAGDDVFWRLHFTVGALHHCLLTMDQLAPNWVKNCVDIEEQIQRLITFAAAGVRAHLPSSSSKS from the coding sequence ATGAATGTCAGAATTCAGCTAAAGCATGCCAGCGTCGGTGGTGGGAGCGAATCCCATTCAGAAACCCGTAAGCGGGTGCTCGACACTGCCGAGCGGCTCTTCGCAGAGAAGGGCTTGGAAGCGGTGTCGGTTCGCGACATTACGCAGGCGGCGGAAGTCAACCTGGGTGCGATCAATTATCACTTTGGCACCAAGGAAGCCTTGATTGCGGAGGTGTTTGAGCGACGGTTGACGCCTTTGAACCGGGCGCGACTGGCGCAACTGGACGTTTTGGAGAAAGCGACAGGCAGGAAGCCTTTGAAGGTTGAGGAGGTGCTGGACAGTTTCATCAGGCCGGCTTTCGAACAGGCGCAGAATCCTGAGCAAGGCGGGCTTAATTTTTGCAAATTGATGGGACGCTGTCTCGCTGAGCCGAATGTAAATCTGGAAAAATTTATGCTGAAACAATTTCAGCCATTGATGGAACGTTTTGATGCCGCCATGAAGCGCGCGGTTCCCTCGCTGGCTGGAGATGATGTTTTCTGGCGACTGCATTTTACCGTGGGGGCGTTGCATCACTGTCTTCTGACCATGGATCAGCTTGCCCCGAATTGGGTCAAAAATTGCGTTGATATCGAGGAGCAGATTCAACGTCTTATCACTTTCGCGGCTGCGGGTGTTCGGGCGCATCTTCCATCTTCATCTTCAAAATCCTAA
- a CDS encoding FxLYD domain-containing protein, translated as MSDAKYLKGSCQHCDNHIEFPAEAAGSVVDCPHCGNHVRLVAPATPITKSDTPVSPDLAPRKSSRLIALSGILGALIFLVVLVIGWFMWKHRQTTTTPVAPAVVATGSNEASSTATVPGPETNAISNPTVINKKAKSISDLTVGEIKLEKTKGSSLVYATGTLKNDSDYQRFGVRLELDILNANGKNLGTAQDYITVIEPRHDWQFRALVVDSKATSAKVHSIKEEE; from the coding sequence ATGAGTGACGCGAAGTATTTAAAAGGCTCCTGCCAACACTGCGATAACCACATCGAATTCCCCGCTGAAGCCGCTGGTTCAGTCGTCGATTGTCCCCATTGCGGCAACCACGTCCGCCTGGTCGCGCCCGCCACTCCCATAACAAAATCCGACACGCCCGTTTCGCCCGACCTCGCCCCCCGTAAAAGTTCCCGGCTAATCGCTCTTTCTGGCATCCTCGGTGCACTAATCTTTTTGGTTGTCCTCGTGATTGGCTGGTTTATGTGGAAGCACCGGCAAACCACCACCACCCCCGTCGCGCCTGCGGTCGTTGCCACCGGTTCAAACGAAGCCAGTTCAACTGCCACTGTCCCTGGCCCGGAAACCAATGCGATTTCAAATCCCACGGTCATCAATAAAAAAGCCAAATCCATTTCGGATCTCACCGTCGGCGAAATCAAACTCGAAAAAACCAAGGGCAGCAGCCTCGTCTATGCCACCGGCACCCTCAAAAATGATTCCGACTACCAACGCTTCGGCGTTCGTCTTGAACTGGATATCCTCAATGCCAACGGTAAAAACCTTGGCACCGCACAGGATTACATCACCGTCATAGAACCCCGCCACGACTGGCAATTCCGCGCCCTCGTAGTCGATTCCAAAGCCACCTCTGCAAAGGTCCACTCGATCAAGGAAGAGGAATAA
- a CDS encoding efflux RND transporter permease subunit, with the protein MAKFFIDRPVFAWVVSLLIMLMGGLAITKLPVAQYPNIAPPSVSVTAIYAGASAETLQDTVTSVIEQQMNGIDGLLYMSSTSEAAGQSTITLYFQPGTNPDIAQVQVQNKLQLATPSLPASVQQQGVTVAKATRNFLLFFTLSTGDGSMDEIALGNYIAANVLDPIRRVTGVGEANLFGSQYAMRIWMNPDKMNSFNLGASDVINAIQAQNIQVPVGQLGSRPAIEGQQLNVTLQGRSTLRTAEEFGRIQLRVNADGSRVLLRDVAKVSLGGQDYGTQARVNGRPSAAVAIKLTPTANALSTADAVREKVKELAKFFPQGVQVDFPYDSSAFVRISVEEVIKTLVEAIVLVFLVMYLFLQNIRATLIPTIVVPVALLGTFATMSAFGFSINVLTMFGMVLAIGLLVDDAIVVVENVERIMSEEGLSPQEATKKAMSQITGALIGITLVLTAVFIPMAFFGGSVGAIYRQFSLSLVASMVFSVILAMSLTPALCATLLKPVEKGHHHEKKGFFGWFNRGFAASSRKYQSIVARMLGHAAAYLLLYGVILVAVAMLYVKLPSSFLPEEDQGYILTSIQLPVGATQERTLEVLKKTEDYYLKQPETDSLITLAGFGFSGRGQNNGLAFVRLKDWRQRVGVEHSASGVVRRAFGSLMAVKDAIIFPLNPPPISELGNASGFDFQLQDKAGLGHEALMAARNQMLQMAAKNPLLAGVRPQGLEDTPQMKIDIDEAKAGALGVSLADINTTLQANFGSFYVNNFVNGNRVQQVIVQLDAPYRMQPEDINKVYVRNRSGTMVPLSALATLKWTYGSPRLERYNGLASMEIVGTAAPGKSSGEAMKAMEEMAKQLPVGIGYEWTGQSYEERLSGSQAPALYALSLLIVFLCLAALYESWSIPFSVLLVVPLGIVGALVAATMRGLPNDVYFKVGLLATIGLSTKNAILIIEYAKDLQAAGMGLIQATLEAVHLRLRPILMTSLAFVLGVMPLALSHGAGSASQHAIGTGVAGGMISATVLAIFMVPVFFVVVRRIFKGKVHVGKAVVAPIAITTTDSSSGKGGNSHA; encoded by the coding sequence ATGGCTAAATTTTTCATTGATCGTCCGGTTTTTGCCTGGGTCGTTTCGCTCCTGATCATGTTGATGGGCGGGTTGGCGATTACCAAATTGCCGGTCGCACAATATCCGAACATCGCCCCGCCTTCAGTGTCGGTGACGGCGATTTATGCGGGGGCTTCGGCTGAAACTTTGCAGGACACGGTTACATCTGTCATTGAGCAGCAGATGAACGGCATTGATGGGTTGTTGTATATGTCGTCGACCAGTGAAGCGGCAGGGCAGTCGACCATCACACTCTATTTTCAGCCCGGCACGAACCCGGACATCGCGCAGGTGCAGGTGCAGAACAAATTGCAATTGGCGACACCGAGTCTGCCGGCTTCGGTGCAGCAGCAAGGTGTCACGGTGGCGAAGGCGACCCGCAACTTCCTGCTGTTTTTCACGCTATCCACCGGCGATGGGAGCATGGATGAAATTGCGTTGGGCAATTACATCGCGGCGAATGTGCTTGATCCGATCCGACGTGTGACCGGAGTGGGCGAAGCGAATTTGTTCGGCAGCCAGTATGCCATGCGCATCTGGATGAACCCGGACAAGATGAACAGTTTCAACCTGGGAGCGAGCGATGTCATCAATGCCATCCAGGCGCAGAACATACAGGTGCCGGTTGGTCAATTGGGATCCAGACCGGCGATTGAGGGACAGCAACTCAACGTGACGTTGCAGGGACGCAGCACATTGAGGACGGCGGAGGAATTTGGAAGGATTCAGTTGCGCGTGAATGCGGATGGATCGCGCGTGTTGTTGCGGGATGTGGCGAAAGTTTCATTGGGAGGCCAAGACTATGGGACGCAGGCGCGCGTGAATGGGCGTCCATCGGCGGCGGTGGCGATCAAACTGACGCCGACGGCGAACGCGCTTTCGACAGCAGATGCAGTGCGGGAAAAGGTGAAGGAGTTGGCGAAGTTCTTTCCACAAGGCGTGCAGGTCGATTTTCCCTACGATAGTTCGGCGTTCGTGCGCATCTCGGTGGAAGAAGTGATCAAGACTCTCGTGGAGGCCATCGTGCTGGTGTTTTTGGTGATGTATCTGTTTTTGCAAAACATCCGGGCGACGTTGATTCCTACGATTGTAGTGCCAGTGGCGTTGTTGGGAACCTTTGCCACGATGTCGGCTTTTGGATTCTCCATCAATGTGTTGACGATGTTCGGCATGGTACTGGCGATTGGTTTGCTGGTCGATGATGCGATTGTCGTGGTGGAAAACGTGGAGCGCATCATGAGCGAAGAGGGACTTTCGCCACAGGAGGCCACGAAGAAAGCGATGAGTCAGATTACCGGGGCGTTGATTGGCATCACGTTGGTGCTGACGGCGGTGTTCATTCCGATGGCATTCTTTGGTGGCTCGGTGGGAGCGATTTATCGTCAGTTCTCACTTTCGCTGGTGGCATCGATGGTGTTCTCGGTGATTTTGGCAATGTCGTTGACGCCGGCATTGTGCGCCACATTGTTGAAGCCGGTGGAGAAGGGGCATCATCATGAAAAGAAAGGATTTTTCGGCTGGTTCAACCGAGGCTTTGCGGCGAGCAGTAGGAAATATCAGAGCATCGTGGCGCGCATGCTGGGGCATGCGGCAGCTTACCTGCTGCTTTACGGAGTGATCCTGGTGGCGGTGGCGATGTTGTATGTGAAGCTGCCTTCGTCCTTCCTGCCGGAAGAGGATCAGGGTTATATCCTCACGAGCATCCAGTTGCCGGTGGGAGCAACGCAGGAACGAACACTCGAGGTGCTCAAGAAGACTGAGGATTATTATCTCAAGCAGCCGGAGACAGACAGCCTCATCACACTGGCCGGGTTTGGTTTCAGCGGACGTGGCCAGAACAACGGCCTGGCGTTTGTGCGATTGAAAGACTGGCGGCAGCGCGTGGGAGTGGAACATTCGGCATCGGGCGTGGTGCGGCGGGCGTTTGGATCGCTGATGGCGGTGAAGGATGCGATCATCTTTCCGCTGAATCCACCGCCGATTTCTGAACTGGGAAATGCGAGCGGGTTCGATTTCCAGTTGCAGGATAAGGCAGGGTTGGGACATGAAGCGTTGATGGCGGCTCGCAACCAGATGTTGCAGATGGCGGCCAAGAATCCATTGCTCGCAGGAGTGCGTCCGCAGGGCTTGGAGGATACGCCGCAGATGAAGATCGATATTGACGAAGCCAAGGCCGGAGCGTTGGGAGTTTCATTGGCGGACATCAATACGACGTTACAGGCCAATTTTGGTTCCTTCTATGTGAACAACTTCGTGAACGGGAATCGCGTGCAGCAAGTGATTGTGCAGTTGGACGCGCCGTATCGCATGCAACCAGAGGATATCAACAAGGTGTACGTGCGGAACAGGAGCGGGACGATGGTGCCGCTTTCCGCGCTGGCGACTTTGAAGTGGACTTACGGGTCACCGCGACTGGAGCGGTATAACGGATTGGCATCGATGGAAATCGTCGGCACGGCGGCACCGGGGAAGAGTTCCGGGGAAGCGATGAAGGCGATGGAGGAGATGGCGAAGCAACTGCCGGTGGGGATTGGCTATGAATGGACGGGACAGTCGTACGAAGAACGACTATCCGGTTCGCAAGCGCCGGCGTTGTATGCCTTGTCGCTGCTGATTGTATTCCTATGTCTCGCGGCATTGTATGAGAGTTGGTCGATTCCATTCTCGGTGTTGCTCGTCGTGCCGTTGGGAATTGTGGGGGCGTTGGTGGCGGCAACGATGCGTGGATTGCCGAATGACGTTTATTTCAAGGTTGGCTTGCTGGCCACCATCGGGTTATCGACGAAAAACGCGATTCTGATTATTGAGTATGCCAAGGATTTGCAGGCGGCGGGCATGGGCTTGATCCAGGCGACATTGGAAGCGGTTCATTTGCGATTGCGTCCGATCTTGATGACCTCCCTGGCGTTCGTGCTGGGGGTGATGCCGCTGGCTTTGAGCCATGGGGCAGGATCAGCGAGCCAACACGCCATCGGGACGGGGGTGGCTGGCGGTATGATTTCCGCGACGGTGCTGGCGATTTTCATGGTGCCGGTGTTCTTCGTAGTTGTGCGACGGATATTCAAGGGCAAGGTGCATGTTGGCAAGGCGGTGGTCGCACCGATTGCGATCACGACGACAGACTCATCCAGTGGTAAAGGGGGCAATTCTCATGCGTAA
- a CDS encoding choice-of-anchor Q domain-containing protein — MNNCTVSSNSATYYDGGSSGGTLNNCIVYFNNAPSGANFGSTPTFNYCCTTPQPANGTGNFTSAPAFVNPAVGNFHLQFNSPCINSGVNTFAPGTVDFDGNPRIRGGTVDIGAYEFQSPTSTISYAWLQNYGLPADGSADFADADLDGMNNWQEWRAGTNPYDAASLLKLSTPSRSAGQVTLTWTSVANRSYFVQRATDLNTPTSFSVIQANIPGLPGTTSYTDATAPASGPVYYRVGVQ; from the coding sequence TTGAATAACTGCACGGTAAGCAGCAATTCCGCCACTTACTACGACGGCGGAAGCAGTGGTGGTACACTCAACAATTGCATCGTCTATTTTAATAACGCTCCGAGCGGTGCGAATTTTGGCTCCACTCCCACCTTCAATTACTGCTGCACAACACCTCAGCCTGCAAATGGCACAGGCAATTTCACCAGCGCTCCAGCGTTTGTGAACCCGGCCGTCGGTAACTTTCACCTCCAGTTTAATTCCCCCTGCATCAATTCCGGCGTCAATACCTTTGCTCCCGGCACGGTGGACTTCGACGGCAACCCTCGCATCCGCGGTGGCACCGTGGACATCGGGGCTTACGAATTTCAATCCCCTACCTCCACCATCTCCTATGCCTGGCTTCAGAATTACGGCTTGCCAGCAGATGGTTCGGCGGATTTTGCGGATGCAGACCTCGACGGCATGAACAACTGGCAGGAATGGCGCGCAGGCACCAACCCATACGATGCCGCTTCCCTGCTTAAACTGTCCACTCCCTCGCGCTCTGCAGGACAAGTTACTCTCACATGGACCAGCGTTGCCAACCGCAGCTACTTTGTGCAGCGAGCCACCGACCTAAACACGCCCACCTCTTTTTCAGTCATCCAAGCCAATATCCCGGGATTGCCCGGCACCACCTCTTACACCGATGCCACCGCCCCTGCGTCCGGCCCTGTCTATTACCGCGTGGGTGTGCAGTAA
- a CDS encoding efflux transporter outer membrane subunit: MRKSVLYVLAASMGLVGCTMIPKYERPTAPVSTNWPSGPAYVKGASTSGLDAKAGKGVATADIGWRDFFSDPRLQQLIQLSLTNNLDLRIAALNVEQTQAQYRIQRSELFPTIDAGAGFTRARTPAAFSFNGRAITASQYTANLSTTAYELDLFGRVRSLSRQALEQYFATEEARQSVQISLVAQVAIQYLTERELDEQLVVSRQTLDAVQSSYELNRRSFEAGVASELDLRSAEAQVGSAKANVAAYMRLRAQAVNTLEVLVGQPIPADLPEGRALDAQNFANDLPEGLPSDLLQRRPDIVQAEYQLRAANANIGAARAAFFPRVTLTGAAGGASLQLTDLFKGPAAAWSFSPQITVPIFTGGRNKAELDVAKITKRIEVAQYQRSIQNGFREVADALTARAMLEDQIQAQETQVKAEQQRYLLADRRYRQGVDSYLTVLTAQQDLYSAQQSLLQSRLARFSNFITLYKALGGGWLERTAVARK; the protein is encoded by the coding sequence ATGCGTAAATCTGTTTTGTATGTTTTAGCCGCTTCAATGGGATTAGTGGGTTGTACCATGATTCCGAAGTACGAACGTCCAACTGCGCCGGTTTCGACGAATTGGCCGAGCGGTCCGGCCTATGTCAAGGGGGCCAGCACCAGCGGGTTGGACGCGAAGGCCGGAAAGGGAGTGGCAACGGCAGACATTGGGTGGCGGGATTTTTTCAGCGATCCGCGTTTGCAACAGCTGATACAGTTGTCATTGACGAACAACCTGGATTTAAGGATTGCAGCGTTGAATGTGGAGCAGACACAGGCGCAGTACCGGATACAACGGTCCGAATTATTTCCGACCATCGACGCTGGCGCCGGATTTACGCGAGCCCGTACACCGGCTGCGTTTTCATTTAATGGCAGGGCGATTACGGCGAGCCAGTATACTGCGAATCTGAGCACAACGGCATACGAGCTGGATTTGTTCGGACGGGTGCGGAGTTTGAGCCGGCAAGCGTTGGAACAGTATTTTGCCACGGAGGAAGCGAGACAGAGCGTCCAAATCTCGTTGGTGGCGCAGGTGGCGATTCAATATCTTACCGAGCGCGAACTGGACGAGCAACTGGTGGTGAGCCGCCAGACACTGGACGCGGTGCAATCATCCTACGAATTAAACCGGCGCAGCTTTGAGGCGGGTGTGGCGTCTGAACTGGATTTGAGGTCGGCGGAGGCACAGGTGGGCTCGGCGAAGGCGAATGTGGCAGCCTATATGCGATTGAGGGCGCAGGCAGTGAATACGCTGGAAGTGCTGGTGGGACAGCCTATTCCGGCAGACCTGCCGGAGGGCAGGGCATTGGACGCGCAAAATTTCGCGAACGATTTGCCCGAGGGATTGCCATCTGATTTACTGCAACGCAGACCGGATATTGTGCAGGCGGAGTATCAGCTCAGGGCAGCGAATGCGAATATTGGCGCAGCCAGGGCGGCATTTTTCCCGAGGGTGACACTGACCGGCGCGGCGGGTGGGGCGAGTTTGCAACTGACTGATCTCTTTAAAGGTCCGGCGGCCGCCTGGAGCTTTTCGCCGCAGATCACGGTGCCTATTTTCACCGGCGGCAGAAACAAGGCCGAACTCGACGTGGCAAAAATCACCAAGCGAATCGAGGTGGCGCAGTACCAGAGGTCGATTCAGAATGGGTTTCGTGAAGTGGCGGATGCTTTGACGGCGCGGGCGATGTTGGAGGATCAAATTCAAGCGCAGGAAACCCAGGTAAAGGCGGAACAGCAGCGTTATTTGCTGGCGGATCGGCGGTATCGGCAGGGCGTGGATAGTTATCTCACCGTTTTGACCGCGCAACAGGATTTATACTCGGCGCAGCAGAGTTTATTGCAGTCACGATTGGCCCGGTTTTCCAACTTCATTACGCTCTATAAGGCGCTGGGAGGCGGATGGCTGGAACGGACGGCGGTGGCCCGGAAGTGA
- a CDS encoding efflux RND transporter periplasmic adaptor subunit, whose amino-acid sequence MHSSKVVFRSLGLCLLAVISMTGCSHNEAASQKQGEGPPVEVGVVTVKSEAVPVTTELPGRIDAVRMAQVRARVAGILLKQLFKEGADVNEGDVLFEIDPAPLHAIYDSAKANVAKAEANLTQAQAKADRYKNLVEFNAVSKQDYVDAVATAEQAGAEVLAAKAALETASLNLGYAKVTAPISGKIGKAKVTEGALVGQNEATELAVIQQMDPVYFDFTQSSTDVLRLRQALKKGNLQSVSPEAVKISLLLEDGTTYANEGKLMFSDISVDPTTGMITLRAEFPNAERMLLPGMFARARLEQAVNNEALTVPQRGVARGPNGTATVLVVDADNKVQSRLVQAETAVGDKWVVSSGVKAGDRVIVEGVQKVRPGATVKTVPFVESEKQEASAQTTPKAN is encoded by the coding sequence ATGCATTCATCCAAAGTAGTATTTCGTTCGCTTGGTCTCTGCCTGTTGGCCGTGATCTCGATGACCGGTTGCAGTCACAACGAGGCGGCAAGTCAAAAGCAAGGCGAGGGGCCGCCGGTGGAGGTGGGGGTGGTGACGGTGAAGTCCGAAGCGGTGCCGGTGACGACGGAGTTGCCGGGACGAATTGATGCGGTTCGGATGGCGCAGGTGCGGGCGCGGGTGGCCGGTATTTTGCTCAAGCAACTTTTCAAAGAAGGCGCCGATGTGAACGAGGGAGACGTGCTGTTCGAGATCGATCCGGCACCGCTGCATGCCATTTATGACAGTGCCAAGGCAAATGTGGCGAAGGCGGAAGCCAACCTGACCCAGGCGCAGGCGAAGGCGGATCGTTACAAAAACCTGGTGGAGTTCAATGCGGTGAGCAAACAAGATTACGTGGATGCTGTCGCGACGGCGGAGCAGGCCGGAGCGGAGGTGCTGGCGGCGAAGGCGGCGTTGGAGACGGCCTCGTTGAACCTGGGTTACGCGAAAGTTACGGCGCCGATTTCCGGAAAGATCGGCAAGGCGAAGGTAACGGAAGGGGCGCTAGTAGGGCAGAACGAAGCGACGGAACTCGCCGTGATTCAACAGATGGACCCGGTTTATTTTGATTTTACGCAGTCGAGCACCGACGTGCTGCGGTTGAGGCAGGCGCTGAAGAAAGGCAATTTGCAGAGTGTATCTCCAGAGGCAGTGAAGATCAGCTTGTTGTTGGAAGATGGCACCACCTACGCAAACGAGGGAAAGCTGATGTTCTCTGATATTTCGGTCGATCCGACCACGGGGATGATTACCTTGCGCGCGGAATTTCCCAATGCTGAGCGGATGCTGCTGCCCGGGATGTTTGCGCGGGCGCGATTGGAACAGGCCGTGAATAATGAAGCGCTGACGGTGCCACAACGAGGGGTGGCACGTGGCCCGAACGGAACGGCGACAGTATTGGTTGTGGATGCGGATAACAAAGTGCAAAGCCGGTTGGTGCAAGCCGAGACGGCAGTGGGTGATAAGTGGGTGGTTAGCAGCGGAGTGAAAGCGGGAGATCGCGTGATTGTCGAAGGAGTGCAAAAGGTGCGTCCGGGCGCGACGGTTAAGACCGTTCCTTTTGTTGAATCTGAAAAGCAGGAAGCGAGCGCGCAGACGACTCCCAAAGCCAACTAA